Proteins co-encoded in one Quercus robur chromosome 8, dhQueRobu3.1, whole genome shotgun sequence genomic window:
- the LOC126697427 gene encoding zinc finger protein ZAT12-like, which translates to MMKREREFDHSVTVANCLMLLSRGSEIEAFSNSPSRVFECKTCNRQFPSFQALGGHRASHKKPRLMGGEHGSLDSQSQGSPTKPKTHECSVCGLEFAIGQALGGHMRRHRTALNESQVPLNLTENMQGPLSFTSSQGSATSPLSFASSQGLSTINSRRALCLDLNLTPLENDLVILKLKPAPMVDCFL; encoded by the coding sequence atgatgaagagagagagagagtttgatcATAGTGTAACCGTGGCAAACTGCTTGATGCTACTCTCTCGTGGGAGTGAAATTGAAGCTTTCTCCAACTCTCCTAGCCGTGTTTTTGAATGCAAAACATGTAACCGGCAATTCCCATCGTTTCAAGCACTGGGTGGTCACCGGGCAAGCCACAAGAAGCCGAGGTTGATGGGAGGAGAGCATGGAAGCCTTGATTCCCAGTCACAAGGCTCACCAACCAAGCCCAAAACACACGAGTGCTCAGTCTGTGGCCTTGAGTTTGCAATAGGTCAGGCTTTGGGGGGTCACATGAGGAGGCATAGGACAGCCTTGAATGAAAGCCAAGTCCCTTTGAATCTTACGGAAAACATGCAAGGTCCTCTAAGTTTCACTTCCTCACAAGGCTCGGCGACTAGTCCTCTAAGTTTCGCTTCCTCACAAGGCTTGTCGACTATTAATAGTCGACGAGCCTTGTGTCTGGATCTGAACTTGACTCCTTTGGAGAATGACTTGGTGATTCTGAAGCTGAAGCCAGCACCCATGGTTGATTGTTTTTTGTAA